In the genome of Bombina bombina isolate aBomBom1 unplaced genomic scaffold, aBomBom1.pri scaffold_1966, whole genome shotgun sequence, one region contains:
- the LOC128644552 gene encoding NADH dehydrogenase [ubiquinone] flavoprotein 2, mitochondrial, which yields MRVYEVATFYTMFNRKPVGKYHIQICTTTPCMLRDSDSILEAIQKKLGIHVGETTPDKLFTLTEVECLGACVNAPMVQINDHYYVSI from the exons ATGCGAGTGTATGAGGTGGCTACTTTTTACACTATGTTCAACAGGAAGCCAGTTGGAAAGTATCACATACAGATCTGTACAACAACACCATGTATGCTGCGGGACTCTGACTCCATATTGGAGGCTATTCAGAAGAAGCTTG gaATTCATGTAGGAGAGACTACACCTGATAAGCTGTTCACCCTGACAGAAGTTGAATGTCTTGGTGCCTGTGTAAATGCGCCAATGGTGCAAATAAATGACCACTATTATGTAAGTATTTAA